A portion of the Armatimonadota bacterium genome contains these proteins:
- a CDS encoding MATE family efflux transporter — MGVDTPIRDRDDDATGDGQTVVTPADGGEPSNMRHEVWQLAWPTIIANVLMNVGGLINLYFVHGLGVGSMNAVTWGEQMIGIVFAVAVGVSIGTTALVARSIGAGDERSAADATRQSLMLGIILGVFTTAVLALLERPVLLAMGANHSSLPLGLIYYHWLLFGIVPFFLINVCGAAFRGAGDTRTPLYLLTLLVGVSVLTDSTLIWGFGPIPKMGVAGAGLGTFIMRSVGSTAFLVALWRSPHRLITASDSWRLDLGWAKRLIRVGFPAGLQAGLRTIASSTFVGLLARMQHGPAVVAALSVGLRSEGIAFMPGMAFNVAAAALVGQSLGARNPNRAARAARAATLQAIWIMALMGATFFVFAPQMAKALAAPEAVPFAVAYLRIAAISEPFLAVAMTLTGALQGAGDTMKPMWVVINTMLLRLATTWYFGLHLGLGANAAWWAMSGSTCVQGLLILAAWRRGTWRRVRV; from the coding sequence ATGGGTGTAGATACGCCAATTCGGGACAGGGATGATGACGCCACGGGTGACGGCCAGACTGTGGTGACGCCGGCGGATGGCGGCGAGCCGAGCAATATGCGCCATGAAGTCTGGCAGCTTGCCTGGCCCACGATCATCGCCAACGTTCTGATGAACGTGGGTGGCCTGATCAACCTCTATTTCGTACACGGCCTGGGCGTGGGATCGATGAACGCTGTTACGTGGGGCGAGCAGATGATCGGCATCGTGTTCGCCGTAGCGGTGGGGGTCAGCATCGGCACAACGGCTCTGGTGGCCCGGTCCATCGGCGCGGGAGACGAACGCTCGGCCGCGGACGCGACGCGCCAGAGCCTGATGCTGGGGATCATTCTCGGGGTCTTCACCACCGCCGTCCTGGCCCTGCTGGAGCGCCCCGTTCTGCTGGCAATGGGCGCGAACCATTCGTCGCTGCCGCTCGGACTGATCTACTACCACTGGCTCCTGTTCGGCATCGTCCCGTTTTTCCTGATCAACGTATGCGGCGCGGCCTTTCGCGGCGCAGGCGACACCCGCACTCCGTTGTACCTGCTCACGCTGCTGGTCGGCGTGAGCGTGCTAACCGACAGCACGTTGATCTGGGGGTTCGGCCCCATCCCGAAGATGGGCGTCGCCGGCGCCGGGCTGGGCACCTTCATCATGCGATCCGTTGGGAGCACCGCCTTCCTCGTCGCGCTTTGGCGATCGCCCCATCGCCTGATAACGGCGTCCGATTCCTGGCGCCTGGATCTGGGTTGGGCGAAGCGGCTCATACGCGTGGGATTTCCGGCGGGATTGCAAGCCGGTCTGCGTACGATCGCAAGCTCGACCTTCGTGGGCCTCCTGGCAAGGATGCAGCACGGGCCGGCCGTGGTTGCGGCGCTGAGCGTGGGGTTGCGGTCGGAGGGGATCGCGTTCATGCCGGGGATGGCGTTCAACGTGGCCGCCGCGGCGCTCGTCGGGCAAAGCCTCGGCGCAAGGAACCCCAACCGCGCGGCGCGCGCGGCGCGCGCCGCCACGCTGCAGGCCATCTGGATCATGGCGCTGATGGGCGCCACCTTCTTTGTCTTCGCACCGCAGATGGCCAAAGCGCTGGCAGCGCCGGAAGCCGTTCCGTTCGCCGTAGCCTACCTGCGCATTGCCGCCATCTCCGAACCGTTCCTGGCCGTCGCCATGACGCTGACCGGAGCGCTGCAGGGTGCCGGCGACACGATGAAGCCGATGTGGGTGGTTATCAATACCATGCTGCTTCGATTGGCGACGACGTGGTATTTTGGGCTGCACCTCGGCCTGGGCGCCAACGCTGCGTGGTGGGCCATGTCGGGGTCTACGTGCGTACAAGGTCTGCTGATTCTGGCGGCCTGGCGCCGGGGCACGTGGCGCCGCGTGCGGGTTTGA
- a CDS encoding outer membrane protein transport protein gives MKHLRVALAAAAVLAFPTCVHATHGYFAYGYGTQAKGMGGAGVALPLDSVQAAVNPAGMVYLGNRFDVGAGLFSIRPQYKVTGNPSGAAHTFPLVPESVSGKRDFILAPNAGWNHMIDPRGSVGVSIYTNGGANTKYPASAGGGRGSFYAGPTGVKLKQLFIQPSYSRMIGEKASFGLGLPFAIQWFGADGLGSFAPFVADGVANHLTNMGTKASTGMGFKVGVQGEAAEGLTLAASYQSKISMKRYKDYEDLMAQRGKVDVPATGTIGLAYKCAPASVVAFDIQKIWYSKVPSLANPFANVYGFEAGDPTKGLGGENGIGLGWKDVTVFKLGYQAKTSEDMTWRAGISYGKEPIRASEVFFNLIAPGVNEMHYTVGATKTLKKGGEVSFSAMFAPTRKVTGYNPLEAPGQQTIQLRQGEVGLEVAYGRKL, from the coding sequence ATGAAGCATCTCCGCGTGGCCCTCGCGGCCGCCGCCGTTCTGGCTTTCCCCACTTGCGTGCATGCAACGCACGGCTATTTCGCCTATGGCTACGGCACACAGGCGAAGGGCATGGGTGGCGCCGGCGTGGCTCTGCCCCTTGACTCGGTCCAGGCCGCCGTCAATCCCGCCGGTATGGTCTACCTCGGCAACCGTTTCGACGTGGGTGCGGGCCTGTTCAGCATCCGCCCGCAGTACAAGGTGACCGGCAACCCGTCCGGCGCCGCGCACACCTTCCCGCTCGTTCCGGAATCGGTAAGCGGCAAGCGCGATTTCATCCTCGCACCCAACGCCGGCTGGAACCACATGATTGACCCGCGGGGCTCCGTGGGCGTGTCCATCTACACCAACGGCGGCGCCAACACCAAGTATCCCGCGAGCGCCGGAGGCGGAAGAGGATCGTTCTACGCCGGACCGACCGGCGTGAAACTGAAGCAGTTGTTCATCCAGCCCTCATACTCCAGGATGATTGGCGAGAAGGCCTCGTTCGGCCTCGGACTGCCCTTCGCCATCCAATGGTTCGGCGCGGATGGCCTTGGCTCCTTCGCCCCGTTCGTCGCCGATGGCGTCGCTAACCATCTCACCAACATGGGCACCAAAGCCTCCACGGGCATGGGCTTCAAGGTGGGCGTGCAAGGGGAAGCGGCCGAAGGCCTTACTCTGGCGGCGTCCTACCAGAGCAAGATCAGCATGAAGCGCTACAAGGACTACGAAGACCTGATGGCACAGCGCGGAAAAGTGGACGTGCCTGCCACGGGCACCATCGGCCTGGCGTACAAGTGCGCGCCCGCGTCCGTGGTGGCCTTCGACATCCAGAAGATCTGGTACAGCAAGGTTCCCAGCCTTGCGAACCCGTTCGCCAATGTCTACGGCTTTGAGGCGGGCGATCCGACGAAAGGCCTCGGCGGCGAGAACGGCATCGGCCTTGGCTGGAAGGACGTAACCGTGTTCAAACTGGGCTACCAGGCGAAAACCAGCGAGGACATGACATGGCGCGCAGGCATCAGCTACGGCAAAGAGCCTATCCGCGCCTCAGAGGTGTTCTTCAATCTGATCGCGCCCGGCGTCAATGAAATGCATTACACGGTTGGCGCCACGAAGACCCTGAAGAAGGGCGGCGAAGTATCCTTCTCCGCCATGTTCGCCCCCACGCGGAAGGTGACCGGATACAATCCGCTCGAGGCCCCGGGACAGCAGACCATTCAACTCAGGCAAGGAGAAGTCGGTCTCGAGGTTGCGTACGGACGCAAACTGTAG
- a CDS encoding right-handed parallel beta-helix repeat-containing protein, producing MFSARYGSAALRRDVDPSRVITSQSPRRARAAPRFVATAGLILTVSFLFSARATILHVNAAASGPDPNGQTWDTAFKTLKPAIDAASDNDEIWVAQGIYAESIQTAKAVRLYGGFAGTETDFGAREPLIHLTVLQGDGTGPIVRFVDMPSTGGLDGFTLRGGLFGISLEGGAPVISGNVFTANREAIDAIESSPAVTSNRGYANFDGMRFDGGAPIIHANTFLGQTRNGITCWDSAAVLRDNAVLGSGESGLYFVGGAPTVTNNTIIACQTGVTLDGAAAVLRNNLVAYHFAGVTVIAGTTGVSLKSNGFYGARMPFDGISDPTGTDGNITADPKLASATYGNFHLQPDSPMRDVGDDSAVAGGDTDIDGQPRLQGTVDIGADESDGTLWTVTPSIVRVIADSGDDANDGSDWSKAKKTIQAAMDTAMLSGGEVWAAVGTYPESITLRPFAYLYGGFTGNEVAREPNRRQLGGTVVSAGTLPTAVKVRGGHSFTLMDGLTARDAFYCASLIGTSTSFVNNTFAKRGFISETNDAASFRRNQFNVDWSAIRAESSQPEILFNVFSGGPSTAYGIDSAIRLSGGAGLIAGNLITTRDIGINLVNSAASILNNTLYGTAYGILYGRVEPLIANNIINSVKWGIQRSSSSATPSIRNNDVFGGMGLYSGLPTQTGANGNISVNPKFRDAAHGNHRLAVGSPCIDTGNDADILPGSTDLDGKQRILGAHVDIGAYEYTASQFVVADAVASLRIAAGLAQSTVANLVKLDIETTGASAGKIDLRDSLRILRNAFGLDPAQ from the coding sequence ATGTTTAGCGCACGCTACGGTAGTGCCGCGCTCCGGCGCGATGTCGACCCATCGCGGGTCATCACCTCCCAGTCTCCCAGACGAGCCCGCGCCGCGCCACGGTTCGTCGCGACTGCCGGACTCATTCTGACAGTCTCATTCCTGTTCAGCGCCCGCGCCACAATTCTCCACGTCAACGCGGCAGCATCCGGTCCCGATCCCAACGGCCAGACCTGGGACACCGCTTTTAAGACTCTGAAGCCAGCGATCGATGCCGCTTCCGACAATGATGAGATCTGGGTCGCTCAAGGAATCTACGCCGAGAGCATTCAGACCGCCAAGGCGGTCCGCCTTTACGGCGGCTTCGCTGGAACCGAAACCGACTTCGGCGCGCGCGAGCCCCTGATCCACTTGACGGTTTTGCAGGGCGATGGTACGGGCCCGATTGTACGGTTCGTGGATATGCCGTCCACGGGCGGGCTCGATGGATTCACCTTGCGGGGTGGCCTTTTCGGCATTTCGTTGGAGGGAGGCGCTCCGGTCATCTCCGGTAACGTCTTCACGGCGAACCGCGAAGCCATCGACGCGATCGAGTCCTCACCCGCAGTGACCTCGAACCGCGGCTATGCGAATTTTGACGGGATGCGGTTCGACGGCGGCGCGCCGATCATTCACGCCAATACCTTCCTGGGTCAGACGCGCAACGGCATCACGTGCTGGGACAGCGCGGCCGTACTCCGGGATAATGCGGTGTTGGGGAGCGGCGAAAGCGGTCTCTACTTTGTCGGGGGCGCCCCGACCGTAACCAACAACACCATCATCGCCTGCCAGACCGGCGTCACCCTGGACGGCGCGGCCGCGGTCCTGAGGAACAACCTTGTGGCCTACCATTTCGCCGGCGTCACCGTGATCGCGGGCACAACCGGGGTCTCGCTTAAGTCCAACGGGTTCTACGGCGCGCGTATGCCCTTCGACGGCATCTCCGACCCAACGGGAACGGACGGTAACATCACCGCGGATCCAAAGCTCGCGTCCGCGACGTACGGCAACTTCCATCTGCAGCCCGATTCCCCGATGCGTGATGTTGGGGACGATTCCGCCGTTGCCGGCGGAGACACCGACATCGATGGTCAGCCCCGGCTGCAAGGCACGGTGGACATCGGCGCGGACGAATCGGACGGCACGCTCTGGACGGTCACCCCGTCCATCGTGCGGGTGATCGCCGACAGCGGCGACGACGCGAATGACGGGTCCGACTGGAGCAAGGCCAAAAAGACGATCCAGGCGGCCATGGACACAGCGATGCTGTCGGGCGGCGAGGTCTGGGCTGCGGTCGGGACCTACCCGGAGTCTATCACGCTGCGCCCCTTTGCTTACCTCTACGGCGGATTCACGGGCAATGAAGTGGCGCGCGAGCCCAACCGCCGCCAGTTGGGCGGAACGGTCGTTTCAGCCGGGACGCTCCCAACGGCGGTCAAGGTCCGCGGTGGCCACTCCTTCACGCTGATGGATGGGCTGACCGCAAGAGACGCTTTCTACTGCGCCTCTCTGATCGGCACGTCGACGAGCTTCGTCAACAACACGTTCGCCAAACGAGGCTTCATCTCTGAAACGAACGATGCAGCGAGCTTTCGCCGCAATCAGTTCAACGTGGACTGGAGCGCCATCCGCGCGGAGTCCTCTCAGCCTGAAATCTTGTTCAACGTATTCTCCGGTGGACCTTCGACTGCGTACGGCATCGACTCGGCGATCAGACTTAGCGGTGGTGCAGGGCTGATTGCCGGCAACCTCATTACCACTCGTGACATCGGCATCAACCTGGTCAACTCCGCTGCGAGCATCCTGAACAACACGCTGTATGGCACGGCCTATGGAATTCTGTACGGCCGGGTCGAGCCGCTTATCGCCAATAACATCATCAACAGCGTAAAGTGGGGGATCCAACGCAGTTCATCTTCCGCGACCCCATCCATCCGGAACAACGACGTCTTTGGCGGAATGGGGCTCTACTCCGGTCTGCCCACTCAGACTGGCGCCAACGGCAATATCTCTGTGAACCCGAAGTTCCGGGACGCAGCCCACGGTAACCACCGTCTTGCCGTCGGATCCCCGTGCATCGATACCGGAAACGATGCAGATATCCTCCCCGGGTCAACCGACCTGGATGGCAAGCAGCGCATTTTGGGCGCGCACGTCGATATCGGCGCCTATGAGTACACCGCCTCCCAGTTCGTCGTCGCGGACGCTGTCGCCTCCCTGCGGATCGCCGCCGGATTGGCGCAAAGCACCGTGGCCAATCTGGTGAAGCTCGATATCGAGACGACCGGCGCATCCGCCGGCAAGATCGATCTTCGCGATTCACTGCGCATCCTTCGCAACGCCTTCGGGCTGGACCCGGCCCAATGA
- a CDS encoding tetratricopeptide repeat protein produces MKHLSVLAVTLSLGAAALAEAPSEDMDAIRTLLDAGRGADALPLARHAVVADAGSAATHDLLGQVLTSIGRPSEAIGELSTASGIEPSNATILVHIGEAQLAIFTQGLDKWRRAHPEERTTRSLTPVISGAMAGGLFRYLPGGGTGWGESDSASSLTHRDIEARDSHYDPRGYYMGALSRPGTAMTAKDRETFQEPVRQSLLAFDRALAIDPVSPSALHGRAYALYVVSDFEAAGPACEKAAAALKTDDSLYQMAAVAYTRTDRTDDAIRMWEKVADLQPARLDPYKRLEDLYKGPDKPRWQARYYAAMCRMVSGNADEALDRLTWITANHPEYEPGWRAYGSACLALRDPQKAVESLRKAVVLEPKDGLAEFELGAALIMAGDSKSAHGHLLTAAQLRPDFAPAWFTLGQIAEKESDPDTAIAMYERALERQPNWPEAHFNLGALLLEKRESAKALQHLERYLALSPKASDAKDVRKVVDQIKAAR; encoded by the coding sequence ATGAAGCACTTATCGGTGTTGGCGGTCACTCTGAGCCTGGGCGCGGCGGCACTTGCCGAAGCGCCCTCGGAGGATATGGACGCGATCCGCACCTTGCTGGATGCCGGACGCGGCGCAGACGCCCTCCCTCTCGCGCGCCACGCCGTGGTTGCGGATGCCGGCAGCGCCGCGACGCACGACCTCCTCGGCCAGGTCCTCACAAGCATCGGGCGCCCGTCCGAAGCGATTGGCGAACTGTCCACCGCCTCCGGGATAGAGCCTTCCAATGCCACCATCCTTGTCCACATCGGCGAGGCCCAACTGGCGATCTTCACGCAGGGGCTGGACAAGTGGAGACGGGCGCACCCCGAGGAGCGTACGACGAGATCGCTCACACCGGTCATTTCCGGCGCCATGGCCGGAGGGTTATTCCGGTATCTCCCCGGGGGAGGTACGGGCTGGGGCGAATCCGACAGCGCTTCCTCCCTAACACATCGCGACATCGAGGCCCGCGACTCCCACTACGATCCCCGCGGATATTACATGGGCGCACTGAGCCGGCCGGGTACTGCGATGACCGCGAAAGATCGGGAGACGTTCCAGGAGCCCGTGCGGCAGTCGCTACTGGCGTTCGACAGGGCGCTGGCCATTGATCCCGTCTCGCCATCGGCTTTGCACGGCAGGGCCTACGCCCTGTACGTCGTCTCGGATTTCGAGGCGGCAGGACCGGCATGCGAAAAGGCCGCCGCCGCCCTCAAAACCGACGACTCCCTCTACCAGATGGCCGCCGTCGCTTACACCCGAACGGACCGCACCGATGACGCCATCCGCATGTGGGAGAAGGTTGCAGACCTCCAGCCGGCGCGCCTCGACCCCTACAAACGCCTGGAAGACCTCTATAAGGGGCCGGACAAGCCCCGCTGGCAGGCGCGCTATTACGCCGCGATGTGCCGGATGGTGAGCGGTAATGCGGACGAAGCGCTGGACCGCCTGACGTGGATAACAGCTAATCACCCGGAGTACGAGCCCGGTTGGCGCGCTTACGGCAGCGCGTGCCTGGCGCTGAGAGACCCGCAGAAGGCCGTGGAAAGCCTCCGGAAGGCCGTGGTGCTGGAGCCGAAAGATGGCCTGGCCGAATTCGAACTCGGCGCAGCCCTGATTATGGCCGGGGACTCAAAGTCGGCGCATGGGCATCTGTTGACAGCCGCCCAACTGCGTCCCGATTTCGCCCCGGCCTGGTTCACGCTGGGGCAGATTGCGGAGAAGGAGTCGGATCCGGACACCGCCATCGCGATGTATGAGCGTGCCCTGGAGCGCCAGCCAAACTGGCCCGAAGCGCACTTCAACCTGGGTGCGCTGTTGCTGGAGAAGCGCGAAAGCGCGAAAGCGCTTCAACACCTGGAACGCTACCTGGCCCTGAGCCCCAAAGCCTCAGACGCGAAGGATGTCCGTAAGGTCGTGGACCAGATCAAGGCGGCGAGGTGA
- the bcp gene encoding thioredoxin-dependent thiol peroxidase, producing the protein MEPGQIAPDFRLTAVDADGEREVTLADFRGRPLVLYFYPKDDTPGCTREACSFRDLGAEFEAHGVAILGISPDTASKHSRFIGKYTLPFPLLADEDHSVCEAYGVWKEKVNYGKTYMGFERTTFLIDGDGVIRRVWPKVKVEGHVEAVLAAIEG; encoded by the coding sequence ATGGAACCAGGACAGATAGCGCCGGATTTCCGGCTCACCGCGGTGGACGCGGATGGCGAGCGGGAGGTGACCCTCGCCGATTTCCGCGGCCGGCCGCTCGTTCTCTACTTCTACCCCAAGGACGATACCCCAGGCTGCACCAGGGAAGCGTGCAGCTTTCGCGACCTCGGCGCGGAGTTCGAGGCGCATGGCGTGGCCATATTGGGAATCTCCCCGGACACCGCGTCGAAACACTCCCGCTTCATCGGCAAGTACACCCTGCCATTCCCCCTCCTCGCCGATGAAGACCACTCCGTCTGTGAAGCCTACGGAGTCTGGAAGGAGAAGGTCAACTACGGGAAGACGTACATGGGCTTCGAACGAACCACCTTCCTGATCGACGGCGACGGCGTCATCCGGCGCGTCTGGCCGAAGGTGAAGGTTGAGGGACACGTGGAAGCGGTGCTGGCAGCTATCGAGGGCTGA
- a CDS encoding thioesterase family protein, with protein sequence MSPQSPRHLELIRPIRVQGYDIDFAGVVSNIVYVRWLEDMRLAMLDEYCPLDGLIAEGLSPILAHTQVDYRRPIRLLDQVTCRMWMTGVGRVKWSLAAEFLVNGEIAAEASQSGGFVRLSDSRPVPMPELLASAWREATASIG encoded by the coding sequence ATGTCACCGCAATCGCCTCGCCATCTGGAGTTGATTCGCCCGATCCGCGTTCAAGGATACGACATCGATTTCGCCGGCGTCGTCAGCAACATCGTGTACGTTCGCTGGCTGGAAGACATGCGGTTGGCGATGCTGGACGAGTACTGTCCGTTGGACGGTCTCATCGCAGAGGGATTGTCGCCGATTCTCGCGCACACCCAGGTGGACTACAGGCGCCCGATCCGCTTGCTCGATCAGGTTACCTGCCGCATGTGGATGACCGGCGTGGGCAGGGTGAAATGGAGCCTCGCCGCCGAGTTTCTTGTAAACGGTGAAATCGCCGCGGAGGCATCCCAAAGCGGCGGCTTCGTGCGACTCTCAGACAGCCGGCCCGTTCCCATGCCGGAGTTGTTGGCATCCGCATGGCGGGAAGCAACCGCGAGCATTGGTTGA
- a CDS encoding tetratricopeptide repeat protein, with protein MKILLATISIIALSTPSFAQTAPATLNSTRALVTDQRYADARPAAQALVAADATSAAAHDLLGQCLWRTEKPDADAAVKELTQAVTLDPQTASYQSDLGDAYMARFIIGLRDWVKDHPGDMVGSITSSVPGTLAGGTFGMGRMNPDLFSQQTDMVRSSAQMQPADWARLESGVKSALKAYNAALAVDQANKPALHGKGLASLMLGEWKDTVSAWKAGGVPAFDSFLWDIARNVTDAHGKGPESIDIWEMVSQAQPANPWAYWNLRALYDEFRHSDWKYGYYDAMRMLFANQISNESDAQKPSPKDALKGLKDVTDKHPEYAPAWRGTGMTLLVLKDKKGAAEAFAKAVAADPTDGYSFLMLGVGQLAGGNAQAAQASLAKAAKYRPEDATAWNALGAAAEKNEDLDGAEMYYQRAVELAPNWPDARFSLGSILLDRRKGAEALPHLQRYVELVPDAKNVKDVKKAIEQVKEILAKQNK; from the coding sequence GTGAAAATACTTCTAGCGACCATCAGTATCATCGCGTTGTCCACGCCGTCTTTTGCGCAGACTGCCCCCGCGACGCTGAATTCAACGCGCGCGCTTGTCACAGACCAGCGCTACGCCGATGCCCGGCCCGCCGCACAGGCTCTCGTGGCCGCCGATGCCACATCCGCCGCGGCACACGACCTTCTGGGGCAGTGCTTGTGGCGGACCGAGAAGCCGGACGCAGATGCGGCTGTGAAGGAACTGACGCAGGCAGTAACGCTGGATCCCCAGACAGCCTCATACCAGTCTGACCTCGGCGACGCGTATATGGCGAGGTTCATCATCGGGCTTCGGGACTGGGTGAAAGACCATCCCGGCGACATGGTCGGATCCATCACGTCCAGCGTTCCCGGGACGTTGGCGGGAGGCACCTTCGGTATGGGCCGGATGAACCCGGACCTGTTCTCCCAGCAGACGGATATGGTGAGGTCATCCGCGCAAATGCAGCCGGCGGATTGGGCCCGCCTCGAATCCGGTGTCAAGTCGGCTTTGAAGGCGTACAATGCCGCCCTGGCGGTGGACCAGGCTAACAAGCCCGCCCTGCACGGGAAGGGCCTCGCGTCGTTGATGCTCGGAGAGTGGAAAGATACCGTTTCCGCGTGGAAAGCCGGCGGTGTCCCGGCCTTCGATTCCTTCCTATGGGATATCGCCCGAAACGTCACCGATGCGCATGGCAAGGGGCCGGAGTCCATTGACATCTGGGAGATGGTCTCGCAAGCGCAGCCTGCCAACCCCTGGGCCTATTGGAACCTGCGCGCGCTCTACGACGAGTTCCGGCATTCCGACTGGAAATACGGCTATTACGATGCGATGCGGATGCTTTTCGCCAACCAGATAAGCAACGAAAGCGATGCACAGAAACCGTCGCCGAAGGATGCCCTCAAGGGTCTGAAGGACGTCACGGACAAGCACCCGGAGTACGCGCCCGCCTGGCGCGGAACCGGTATGACACTGCTGGTGCTGAAGGATAAGAAGGGGGCGGCGGAGGCCTTCGCGAAAGCGGTTGCCGCGGATCCGACCGACGGGTACAGCTTCCTGATGTTGGGCGTCGGCCAATTGGCGGGTGGAAATGCGCAGGCCGCGCAGGCCAGCCTCGCCAAAGCCGCGAAATATCGGCCCGAGGATGCCACCGCCTGGAATGCGCTGGGCGCGGCGGCCGAAAAGAACGAGGATCTGGATGGCGCTGAGATGTATTACCAGCGCGCCGTGGAACTGGCCCCGAACTGGCCCGATGCCCGGTTCAGCCTCGGCAGCATCCTGCTGGACCGCCGAAAGGGCGCCGAAGCCCTTCCGCACCTCCAGCGATATGTGGAACTCGTGCCGGACGCGAAAAACGTCAAGGATGTGAAAAAGGCCATCGAGCAGGTGAAGGAAATCCTGGCCAAGCAGAACAAATAG
- a CDS encoding cache domain-containing protein, whose translation MLCALTPSTALMFYNAAERRADRERQVHQDAIRLIERTSGECQRIIDGSRDLLMVVSETSDVRINDPQACTELFRRILPRNPQYRNFGMTDAHGRLICSAVPARPHTFLGDRGYIQRAIRNGTFAVGEYQIGRVTGRPSVNVAYPVRSSSGSVVGVVYAALDLQFLGRLTASLDLPPAAEFVIADRKGTIIVVEPPNPALIGRPFRSMPQGSTVFRMRSGVAELRDAHGKMRLYVFAPLTESAAGLEATVCVGVPRSVAFAEVDRVRVRNAVILLCVVALTAVAAYVSADVFVLKRIRVLVETTRRLSSGDLTARTGMGAHRDELGLLARSFDDMSMSLETAQQKLLDAERDRQRVYTEVIRAVTHGKFNLVAPGAIPEPPSVQADIEVRGEDDYTFVRRKIVEIARGLGMDHSNTTALVQAAGEAVTNALKHTTSGRCQIFAESDRLIVRVSDAGPGIRAEDLAATILLPGFSTKVSLGMGFTLMLALSDRVWLATGPGGTTVQLEKQLAPPPELDPAIEAAMARMT comes from the coding sequence GTGCTTTGTGCACTGACGCCATCCACGGCATTGATGTTCTACAACGCCGCTGAGCGTCGTGCCGACCGGGAACGGCAGGTACATCAGGATGCCATCCGGCTCATTGAGCGGACCTCCGGCGAGTGCCAGCGCATCATCGACGGCTCGCGAGACCTCCTGATGGTCGTTTCGGAAACGTCTGACGTGCGGATCAATGACCCGCAAGCGTGTACCGAATTGTTTCGGCGCATTCTGCCGCGCAATCCGCAGTACAGGAATTTCGGAATGACCGATGCGCACGGCAGATTGATCTGCAGCGCGGTGCCGGCCCGGCCTCACACGTTCCTCGGCGACAGGGGGTACATCCAGCGCGCCATCAGGAACGGTACGTTCGCCGTGGGCGAGTATCAAATCGGCAGGGTAACCGGGCGCCCGTCGGTCAACGTGGCTTATCCGGTCCGCAGTTCAAGCGGCAGCGTGGTGGGGGTGGTGTACGCCGCACTCGATCTCCAGTTCCTCGGACGGCTGACCGCCAGCCTCGATCTGCCGCCGGCCGCTGAATTCGTCATCGCCGACCGTAAGGGGACAATCATTGTTGTCGAACCGCCGAACCCCGCGCTGATCGGCCGCCCCTTCCGCTCCATGCCACAGGGATCGACCGTTTTCCGCATGCGCTCGGGAGTTGCGGAACTGCGTGACGCCCATGGGAAGATGCGCCTCTATGTATTCGCGCCGCTCACCGAATCCGCGGCCGGCCTGGAGGCAACCGTGTGCGTCGGCGTTCCAAGGTCGGTTGCTTTTGCTGAAGTAGACCGGGTTCGGGTACGCAACGCCGTGATTCTGCTCTGCGTCGTCGCATTGACGGCGGTTGCGGCATACGTTAGCGCCGATGTCTTCGTGTTGAAGCGCATCCGCGTGCTGGTGGAAACGACCCGCCGACTGAGCTCGGGCGACCTGACAGCCCGGACCGGTATGGGAGCTCATCGGGACGAACTCGGCTTACTCGCTCGATCGTTTGACGACATGAGCATGTCTCTGGAAACCGCCCAGCAGAAACTGCTGGACGCCGAGCGCGATCGGCAACGCGTTTACACCGAGGTCATTCGCGCCGTAACGCACGGCAAATTCAACCTGGTGGCGCCGGGTGCGATCCCGGAACCACCATCGGTGCAAGCGGACATTGAGGTGAGGGGTGAAGACGACTACACCTTTGTCCGGCGAAAGATCGTCGAGATCGCCAGAGGCCTGGGCATGGACCACAGCAACACCACCGCTCTTGTTCAGGCTGCGGGCGAAGCTGTCACCAACGCCTTGAAGCATACAACAAGCGGACGCTGCCAGATCTTCGCGGAGAGTGACCGCCTCATCGTTCGCGTATCCGACGCGGGCCCCGGCATTAGAGCCGAGGACCTGGCTGCGACAATCCTCCTGCCCGGCTTCTCCACCAAGGTCTCTCTCGGCATGGGCTTCACCCTGATGCTGGCATTGTCGGACCGGGTCTGGCTTGCCACCGGTCCGGGGGGGACGACCGTTCAGTTGGAAAAGCAGCTTGCTCCACCCCCGGAACTGGATCCGGCCATCGAAGCCGCCATGGCGCGGATGACCTGA